A stretch of Aythya fuligula isolate bAytFul2 chromosome 1, bAytFul2.pri, whole genome shotgun sequence DNA encodes these proteins:
- the MZT1 gene encoding mitotic-spindle organizing protein 1 → MASNAASLNAVRETMDVLFEISRILNTGLDMETLSICVRLCEQGINPEALSSVIKELRKATEALKAAENMTG, encoded by the exons ATGGCGAGCAACGCCGCCAGCCTCAACGCCGTGAGGGAGACCATGGACG ttCTGTTTGAGATTTCAAGAATATTAAACACTGGCTTGGATATGGAGACCTTGTCTATTTGTGTGCGACTTTGTGAGCAGGGCATCAATCCGGAAGCACTATCTTCTGTTATTAAAGAACTACGTAAAGCTACAGAAGCTCTAAAG gcTGCTGAAAATATGACAGGCTGA